The following nucleotide sequence is from Molothrus ater isolate BHLD 08-10-18 breed brown headed cowbird chromosome 12, BPBGC_Mater_1.1, whole genome shotgun sequence.
TTAAAGAAACTTCAGCTAAATGAGTGTGAACTCTGTGGATGTAGATAGACGAGTTCAAATATAAATGAGGGTGATTTTAGTTTGTGCTTGTCAGCCAAAGTCCCCCTTCAGCTGTGGACAGGTTATTCACACAGCAGCCTGTTGTAATAGAACTTCAACTCCTCTCACCATATCTGCCTTTAAAGATCTGCTGGTAGTATAATCATGTAAGTAGCCTGGTTCAGGTTTAAGATAATAAATCTAATTTATGTGAAATGTGTTGCTTGAAATGACTATCAGAGATTATTTGGCTTTCTTTGCTGTCATCATTTTGTTTCAACTGACCTTGCTGTGGAGACAGTAACACTTCATCCAGCCCAGTTACTGCCCAGGCAGAGGACATCTGTCTGTGGCTTCAGTATTGCCAGAGGAAACAATTGCCTTAAACTGACTGCAATTAGTAAACAAGTTAAGTTAAACTGGTGTATTTGCATGCTTGAATCAACCTCAGAAAATGAAGTGGTACAGTCCGAGTTAAAATCTTAGTAAGTCTTTGTGAAATGATTCTTCAATAccttttttgatatttttaaacaacCCATTGTTAGTATTAGCAATTAACATGCACGCCTATGAAGAACCTCTCTCATAAGTATATTTGTGTCTCAGtgagtataaaatatttttaataaaatatttagaagtgTGGCTTAGTGGCACTTGGTTTGTGAGGAGTTTGTTAGAGCCCAAGAACTTAAAGATTCCTAAACAAAGATGTCTGGAGGCACCAGTTTCAGTTGGGAAATGAGATACCTGTTGCGTGAGGGCTGTTACATTTACGAATCTGTCTTGTGCTCTCAGATCCCTCTGATGATGAGTGGGAAGAAGTCTCCAGTAGTGATGAGAGTGACTTGTTCATGGAAAACTCATACAACGAGGGGagtgggctgctgctgtcacccctGTGCCTCTCTGATGAAGTTAACTCAGCATTTCTGAACAACCTCATTCCAAAGAAGGTAATTGTCTTCTGTATTATTTCCAGCACATGTTACAGTCTTTCCCTTGTTCCTGCTCTGTATCCCAGGTTAGGCAAACAAATTACTCCAATCCACCTGGAGGAAGGGAGTATTTTTAAGTGAGTTTGGCCCCACTTTTTTGGCCTAGAGGTGGTGCATCGTTGCATGACCTAAATAATTTGCTCATGTGAGAGTAGCAGGGTCATGTGTTTCAGAAATCTGGTAggtctttttaaaatttcccccccccaaaatacaAAGATTTTTATTCCTTGATTTGGACATGAAAAAGATTACccacagaaagaaaggaaacttGGCTGAAGCGTGACAGCCAGATTTCTGTATTAGCTAAATGAGGTGGAAGTAACAGTAATGAATGGCAACAGTCAGCACTGAAAAAGTGCAAGTTCCTCTCCCTCTGTTTTATACAAAGTGTGTGAAATACAGTACTTGGCACTGACAGGAAATCAGATGTTTTTGTTTCAGAgtttttttgctcatttttatttGCGGTTGTAAAGGTGAAGTTTGTTATTTGAATCAGTTATTGTGTTAGCTCGGCAGCATTGTAGAATTCTGAGCTAAGGCATCAGGGTGTGAGATGAAAACTTTGAAGGCTTTTTGTACTTAATAGCCAGAGTTTCATGGCAAGGCCTTCCAGACTTGCAGCTATCTGAAAATCCTGTAGCAGAATCTATAAGAAGAAAGAgctaaagaagaaagaatagCAGAGACCTAGAAAATCACCTGTTGTCAGTACGGTTGAACACTTTAAGTACTCTATGCTAAACCCAGTGCATAATTGCAACATTTAAGTGATAGAGAAAAACTCTGGCATTTTTAGAAGCAAGATATTTGCTATCTGGAAAACTACAAATATGTAGTTTGAAGTATCTGTTTGTCATTAAGCTAAAATTTCAGTCTTCCCTCTGAACACactataaaaaaagaaaaggaaaaagggctTTATTGCtaaacctttctttttcccctcctcagaTTCTTGAAAAAACTGCTTTTCCGAACAGTGTTGCTGTAGACATCTGTATGCACAATCCATCTTGGAAACCATTAATTAAAAAGTAGGCATTTCATTGTCTCTCTTACTGTTTTTCATGTATATTCAGTTGTTTTAGAACTCTTAGAAGGATTGTCCATCTTTGGGCTGCTCTTAAGATCTGGAAACTGGTAGATCTGATAGATGATTTTAAATAAAGAGCTACGAATGTTTTTCTGAACTGCATACTGCATCACAGCCTTATTAAATTAAAGATTCCTCTTTATATTTCAACAGGTGTGTTCAAAAATACCTGCTCagtgtgttttttgtttgtttcagacTGAATGCAGTACAGTGTAGAGCTTTAACGTGTCTTCAGAGCATTTTGTTGGTGTCAGATGTGGATTGTCTTGGGGGAGCTTCAGCACTTCAGTCCCTTGCACAGCATCTCTCACAGCTGATCTTTTCTAAAACAGGTAAGATGTTTGGTAAAGGGGGCTTGCTGACCCCCTTTTTGGATTTGCTGATCATCTAGATAGAAGGCAGCCATGTTCCAATGCTGTTTATTACTAACTTTATCCCTCTCATCCTTCAAGATAAGGATACTGAATGTTGGCAATGTACTGACAGGACAATGTATCCTGTTAAGATGTGTTTATCCAAAGTGCACCTTGAGCAGGTCTGCTCATAGTGCAAGAACCTGCTTCACGTTTGGGTCTGCACAGAAAGTCTCTGAGTGGATTAACACTGCCTTCTTGGGAGACCAGAACTGTTTGCTGAATCATATTTGTGGTAATAACAGTTTTTCAGCTATCAGACAAGCATGAAGAAGATgggacattttctttttaaataccCTAACTAGCCTAAGGagatgtgaaaacaaaacatgtcTAGCACAGTCTTTCACATCATTTTTTCCTAGTAATCTTACCAAATTATGGCAAAAGCAATTGGTGCAAAAATCTCAAGAATGTTCATGCTTATTATAGTAGAAAAGAGAGCAGCCACCTTGTCCCCAGGATGTGTTTTATGATTATGATGGCTTAGCTTTATTGGAATTATACTTGTAGTAAGAAAGTGTGCAAAGTTGTTACAACTAAGTGTTAAAGCTGCTCAGCTCGCTGTTCTGGTTGTGGGTTCAATTTCAACAGAGAAGGTAATAAATTTAATTCTTCTAAaaacctatatatatatatatatatataacctATATGTATCTACATGTAGATATATATTAGATCTGTGTTTAGacagtggagtcaccatccctggagatgttgaAGGacagactggatgtggcactcagtgccagggTCTGGTTGGCAAGGCAGTGatcagtcacaggttggactgatctcagaggtctttccCAGCCTCACAGATTCTGTGATACATCCTGATGAACACTAGAATGCCTTCACTGTGGTTCCTCCAGGGTGCATTATTTCATGGACATGCTGTGGAGGTCTCCCCATGCACCTGCTAGTACAGTGTTACTGGATCATGTCTACAGCAGGTagcatttccagctgctttctggGATCCTGTACATGAGAGCAGCATCATTTCCATAATCCTGTTGGATCATTTATGCTATGATCTCTCTGTTACTGACATGAGAGAAGCTGAATCAagattggagaaaaaaaaaagtttaagaaaAGCCCACCTGTTTCCAGACTGAAGATGTTGGGTCCCTGACAGGCTGTTTTCTTCAGACTATTCTGATAATCTTTGTTTTAAGGTCAGTGGTGATGGGTTTCCAAAAAATAAGAGCGATTCTTATAGCCTGGAAAAGCTGCCAATTCTCCAAACtgtcagaaaacattttccctaAGACAGTTCTGTTGAAGTCTGGCATATGTGTGGCTTTGTCATTTCTCATCTCTTAAAAGCTCAAGAAATTTagtttccttcccttccttcaaGTGTCTCTATTTGTAGCCATAGATGTAGCTCATGTAGTGCTCTGCTGTGATGTATAAAATGACACTGCATTAGTGCTTGAAAATGCATCTGCCTGCAAAACATACTTTTTTCTCAGTGTCTTTAAAGACATGTGATTAGTCTATGGGAACACTAAAATGCAGTGTGTGGAACactaaaatgcagaaaatatctATGAAAACATATCCAAGGAAGTTCACATAAAATATGCTCATGCTTGAAGATAGGACTTCAAATTTTGGGTCTACATGTTATGCTTTGTTATAGAAAGCTCTCAGATGAAGCTGGAGAAGTTGCTATCTGAAGACAGCTAAGGATgctaaaattaattaattgacACAGGCCCATTTTTTCGTGTTTAAATGCTGTGTAATGAAAACTGCCAGATAGAGCTGATAACATACCAACATGTGGTTAGAAGGAATTCTGTGGTTTACAGAGTGAAAGAGAGGCATAAAGATCTGATTGTTTACATGAGAAGGGAGGAGATGCACATAAATCAAGAAGTTGCATCTGGAGTGGTCCAGAAAATAAACCCAttagaggaaaatgaaaagcctCAGGAAATGCAGAACACAGATTGGAGGTGATGGCTGCTACTGATGAGTTTGTAGTTAAACAAGAATAATGCAGTGTTTGAGTCATACATTCCTGGAATGTTATTAAACCACCGGAAAACATGCTCTTTATATGAATTGGAAAGAGTCCAGGGCTCTGGGTGTCTGAAAAGCTTGCTTAAGAAGGCAGAAGAAAGGAGATGAAGTATGCAGTCAGCTCCTGCAGTTTCCTCAGTTCCTGTATGTTCCTCCATGTGATAGcagttttcagctgctgttctgGTGACAGTGGCTGGCACTGTCCCTTAGGTCACACAGCGTCTCAACCAGGGATGTGCCTGGAAAGGAGGCCCAGCTGTGTTCCAACCTCAATGCTGAATTCAAACAAATCACTATGGTTACAACCTACAGAGACTAGTCTCTGAAAATCTAGCTTTTCCTGTTGTGGTAGTACCTGGAGAAGCAATTAGGGATTAAggaatttgtatttctttgctTCCTGCGTCCCTCATATTACTGTTTAACTTCTGCTCTGGGTTCTATTCTTTGACAGAACTCCCTACGGACACAGAATTCCTGGAAGCTGTAACCAGTGCTTTGAGGGCTCTCCTACAAACAATGGCATCAAAGAACATCTCCCAGGTAAAAGCTTTCAAACTCAAATGCTCTGGTAGGTTCAAATTCCTGTGAGATTGGGCTGAAGAGTTTTTGAAACAAAGCAATATAATTTTAGTTCAAAAATTCAGCAGTTGTGAAGACTGGAAAAACAGATTAGTAGCATTTACTGTGTTTTTCGTGGAGCttattggaatattttttttatagatCTCCTCCTCAACATGTAAACAAACGAAAGGTATTACGAAACCAGAATAGCAATAAATCAACAGGTATCTTTAGAAGATAGTTATAATGataaatattcagaattttagCACCTAGAAATATGGCTTATTTCCTGATGTCACCTATCTGGTGGTCCTTGAATCTTGGTTGGATATGAATTAGTGAGTTGAATACAGGAATGAAGCATAATGATTTGTTACACAAGACACAATGCTAGCTGGTCTGCTAGTCCTTTCTGGCCTTAAACTGAAAACTGAGCTTTTATGCTGTAAGTTGTAATGAGCTGGAAGCAGCTATTGAGCTAGGTAAATTTGTGAGAATCTCAGAACTTTTCCTTCAACTTCATGTCAGCCTTGGATATGTTCTGGAAGAACCAAAATGAAAGGGAATTGAAATTTCTTGGTAATTGCATTTTCAGAATTCTTAAAGTTTTCATAATCTAGGACTCTGTGAAGAATTTGCCTGTGTTTTGTAAAAGTACGGTGTCTAAATGTCATATTTCAAAATTTCCATGAAAGTGTAACTGTGTGTGTCTTCCTTCTTTGCCTCCTTTCCCCTTGCTGACCAGTGTATGACTCCTGAGCAGCTGTTGGCTTTGTGTGAGGCTGGTATTCAAAGCAGCAATGCCAGTGTTAGAGTGAACGTGGTGAGCATCCTTGGAATTTctggcagtgtcctggcaaAAGGACAAGATACAGCTGAAACACTAAAGGTGAAAAAGCAAACTTTGCATTGCAAGCTTAAAAGAATTTTGATGtttctttcaattttctttAGCATTGCTGGAAAAATCAATTCTTCTTTCTTATTACAGATGATTGGAAAATTTCTTCTTGAGGTTGCTATGAAGGAATCTTCTCTTGTGGTAGCAGGAGAAGCCTTGGATGCACTTTTTGATGTATTTGCAGATGGTGAAGAAGCAGAAAGGGCAGCGTTACAGATCAAGTTGCTTTCAACACTGAAGGAATTTCAGCCAGTATTCAGAATGAGGGTAGGCATCAAGGGCAGCCTGCTCAGGGTCTCAGCACACAATGTGGGTTAAAAGTTGAGTTTTGGGCTCCTAGAAGATTTAATTTATTAAGgtgacagaaaaaaagtgattttctgATATTCCGCTTTAGAAGAAAGCAAATGCCTTAAAATTCATGGATGTGTCAAGGTAACAGTGCAGCACCTGCATTGCAACGTCTGCATTACACCATCAGTCCTACTGATGTCCAAATCACTGTATTGTTCTGAAACAGTTGTGCAAAAATCCTGCAGATGTCTCTGGAGGTGGAAGAAAAGTCCTTTCTGAAGTTACATTGACATCTTTGGTTTTTAACTTGCAGTAGCAGTTGGGTGTTTTTGTTCCATTCTTGGTTAATTAAAACAGTTCATGTATCCTGTATTTTCAAGAATAACAAGGCTGGCATTCTAAACTGTGATTTTAGGTACATCCAGACTTAAACAGAGACTGACCTTCCACACATTGTTTCTTTGGTCAGATGCAGCCTGAGGAGTGACTTCCATAGTCCAGAAGTACATACCTGATGGTGCTTCAGTTGATAGGTTAAATGTGCAAGGTTTTCCGTataaaaagccacagaaaagaAGTGCATGTCTCAGATTTTTGGATGAAATAATGTGCTATTAGTCTAGCTTTAGGCAGCAGTGCATTATAGTAAATTGACTTGCAGAAATAATTGCTGAGCTCCACATGTGCACACGGGAACACCTTGGAGTTCTCATAGAACACCTGTATACAGAATTACAGTAAACTTGAGGTGATCTGGCAGGAGAAGCTTCTCCATCAGTAAACCATGTGTTCTTTTGGTTTTACAGATACGAAAAGAAGGCAAAGGACAATATAGTACAGATCAACTGTGTGTTCTTGACAATGTGAAGATGAATTTGAGAAGATTCATTGCATATCAGGAGACACTAGGGAAAACCCCAACTTGAAACATCGAGGAACTTTTAAGGTTTTCCTTAATGAgtaatgttttcaaaaatataacTGTTTTGAACTTCCAAACTTTACTGAGCAGAGCAGTTTTGCTTTGATGTTAATGCTACATTTTATaacattcagtatttttataCTTTTGGGTTGATGCAATATGAAAGACATATCAGCATAAAAAACCCCGTAGCATACCCTGCGGTTGTTGGAGTAGTAAGAAGGTGCTCTTTAGGTCCTGAGGGCTGTACATAGCACCACTGTCATTGCCTGGATATCTTCATGTACCCTGGCAGAAAACTACACTTGTGTGAAAaagtaattctgaaaatattcttgGTCATGTGacagattggaaaaaaaaaagtaaaagctcAAGGTCTGTTTCAGGGAATGGAGCAGTGGGAGAATGTTCATATTTGCTCTTACCTGTTCCTAGAATTGCACAGACACTTATGGCAGACTTCCCCAAAGAAGTGTGTGACAAATGTGTAGATCCCAGTCAGCTTGGATCTGTTATTTCATGAGGTTCATCAGGAGAAAATTTTCAGATTCATTTATGATAAATTCAGTATGATAGCTCTTTGCTGTGAAAATCAGTGTAAGCAGATCTTACACTTAGACACAGCAccctgtctttatttttattggtatttctgaaaattaggTCTCCTATTTTACAGTCTTCCTTTTAATTCTACATCAGCACAAGTTTGAATTCTGGGAAGTAGTAAACCTaacagaaagtattttttataCTGAAGTATTACCTGAAGTAAATTTATATTTGCTTAAAATACcttttgcaaatatttgtgATGGAGATTTTTAAgctgtaaaatacagaaaatatttttaataatatcaTCACTTTATGCAAATTGTATGATATTTTCCATATATCGaaagctttggttttgtttctgtgaatGAGATGTCCTCATAcacatttttcaagaaaaaaacccacaactaaacacaaaagcatttgttttgctgggttttgaaatgggaggtttttttctcctctctcaaTGTGCTGCCTTAGCTCAGGCATCCAGTTTTTAGCTAATTTTTTCCCATGTTAAAAGCATGGAACTTAAAAAGACGAAATTTTCTTGGTTTGTTAGATTTCAGTCTCTTAAGATTGCAAAGTAGACTTGAAAACTGACTGGTAACTTGCAAATGCCTGACTTTCTGAAACCCTGACAAGGTATTTCATCAGTtgcaagaggaaggaaagatgagtttaagcagctgtgctgcctggaaGTGCTGTTACTGCTGTTACTTGACAGGAGTCAGATGAAATGTGTGATGTGATGCCTGCCACTCAAAGGAGTGAGAGGTGGCATTGGGAGGGCTCAAGGGCCAATGGGGCTGGActaaggaaaagcagaagtCAAGAGCATGGGGCAGTTGAAAGGTTATCCAGGGATCTGGCAAGGCAGGCAGTGAAGAGGTCTGCAGTGTAACAGCTGAGGAAAGGTGGATTATGGCATAATACCCTACAGTGTGTGGATTTTAATCCTGGTATTAGTTATATTTGCTGTACACTGAGGATAGTGTACTGTTAGCCAGATGAAAGGTATTAGTATTTGTTTGGAGCACTTAAAGGACTTCCACATGAAAATTTCTGCTCTCATTTTTTGGGTACTATATTAAATTGTAAAGTTCTagattggaagggatctctggaggTCTCTTAGTCTAGTCCTCAGATCAGAGCAAGGCTGACTTGGGAGACAGGTTGTGCTAGGCCTTGAGCACCGCCCAGAATGGAAATTCTGCAACACTGGATGGACAGCCTTTTCCAGGGCTTGACTTCTCTCActggaaagactttttttttcttcccttttccccttgtGCCTTGTAGGACTTTCCCCTGCTGCAAAATGTGCCTCTTGTCCTTTGACTGCGCACGaccaagaagagcctggctccatctcctAACCCCCACTTGGCAGCTGAAAACAGCAATTGTATTTCCCTCTTCTCCAAGCCAAATAAacccagctttcccagctgtTCCTTGTACACTCTCTCACCCTCCAGCCATCCTAGTGGCCTTCTGCTtgacctg
It contains:
- the HEATR3 gene encoding HEAT repeat-containing protein 3; this translates as MDPSLAVRETAAGALRNLSACGGFDVCDDMVTNDIMTPLVVLLKECSTGLDANQLSPKKCRGVNKNYIEDIANEAINLLWNICECNNTALYIFNKEGCLEAVLHYMKKFATNVDLAISVANCLQAVTEDNPDLLSSFNASAQQILEAVMLSPESTMKHILLRTLIAGTIWNIKDTIPPGSLGSTVNAILKIFSESLAIDAGETIIRMNEAEKNRLKLAVEPETEENMSDTTENCVLSEDDNMEEIPKGKLRRENDVSDLLPSDKWELKEVTALLTAQQTALEIIVNMCCSEDPSDDEWEEVSSSDESDLFMENSYNEGSGLLLSPLCLSDEVNSAFLNNLIPKKILEKTAFPNSVAVDICMHNPSWKPLIKKLNAVQCRALTCLQSILLVSDVDCLGGASALQSLAQHLSQLIFSKTELPTDTEFLEAVTSALRALLQTMASKNISQCMTPEQLLALCEAGIQSSNASVRVNVVSILGISGSVLAKGQDTAETLKMIGKFLLEVAMKESSLVVAGEALDALFDVFADGEEAERAALQIKLLSTLKEFQPVFRMRIRKEGKGQYSTDQLCVLDNVKMNLRRFIAYQETLGKTPT